The region TGCTCTTCATCTTTCTAGTATATTCTTGTAATTTACTGTGATTTTAGTAAGGGGGTCAATCAAGTTTCAATTAACTCGATCATTGCCCTCCTCACCTTATTATGAAATAATCTTATACCCATCTGCCTCCGGCGAGTGAGCATGCATACacgttgatccatattactactagTCGACTGATTCACTTATTTGCAGTCATGATCGATGGCTCAACTTATGTTGGAAATAGTGAGTCTAGTCTACCAACTGCACACTTATTTGTGGTGCCGCTCACAGCTTGCATATTTGAGTCTTGGGACGAGACATGTACATCCCATTAATTGTAAGTTGCATTTGGAGACGATGAAAAGATAGAATTTGGATGAATTGTTGATTCTCAATTTTTTGGGATCATAGGGCAATGATTTACTTAACATGCGAAAAGATAGAATCTGGACTAAAATATCAATCACGGCATAATTAACTAATACTGTTTGTGAAGTTCTTTGAAATTGGTACAGGCACTACTCTTACTCTCTTAGGAAGCAGTGCTCAAGCATCTTGGTTCGAATCCGAGTGGGAGCACACATCATGAGCAATGCGATATGATAGAATTTTGTTTTCTAACATGTAGATTGACATAGTTTTGTAATTTAATCATATGATCTCTGTCCCTCCAATTATTCAATTATCAATGTGCCTAGGAAGTCTTCCCATCAGTGAACATATATGATCTGTCCCATTATTAGTTAGCTTCCTTAAGTATACAATTTCCTTCAGTTCATTCCAGCAAGCATAATTAAAGTCCATGAATCATAGCAATTCCATGTAACAGATCTTCAATTTCATACTGTATTAAGGTATTCTGAAATTATTAATAATTCCAACCAATTGTTGCACGACACATGTCCTACAACTAATAAACATTAAAAAGAAACTAATGATCAAATTGTATTGCTGTTGCATGCAGGATACTCTAAGTGACATGATGTCATTGTTAAGCTTCAAGGAGGCTGTGCGCATGAGCCTACTGTCGAGCCAGTGGAGACATCTGTGGAGATCATGCATCAGAGACTTGGTCTTCACCAGGGAGACAATGTGCTGCCCCACGGCCATGAGCCGAGAGGAACAGGATCAAGAAGCTTTCATCAGGAACGTCGAGTGCGTGTTGTGCCAGCTCGATCCCACCACTCCTAGGGACAAGTTCGTGCTCGAGTTCAAGCTCATCAACACAAGTGTGCAGCCCCATGTAGACAGATGGGTCACCTTTTGTGCAGCATCGAGAGCGAAGCACGTTGTCTTCGATTTCAAACCAGGTTCATGGGGCAAACACGACAATTCGTTCAGCTTCCCGCTCCACCTTTTCATCGGTGGCGCTCCTGCCGTCAGCTCTTTGTGCCTCATGTCTGCCTACCTAAACCCACTACCTGGTTTCTGTGGCTTCACAAACCTTAGAAAGCTCAAGCTCGACTCAGTGTTTGGAGATATCCAGTGCCTGCTGTTGCCGGCGTGCTCCATGCTTGAGTGGCTTAGCATCGTGCGTTGCACCCTCCGCAGCTTGACTACATCCCAGCCGTTGCGCCAGTTGCGATACCTGTGTGTGCACTACTGCTTCGATGTGCACAGGCTTGAGGTGCAAGCTCCGAACCTTAACACCTTCATGTTTGACAGCTTGGAGGTCCACCCGGTGCCATTTATGATTCATGGATGTGTAGAGATACAGGAGGTGACTATCAGGTTGCCAACATGGAGGGGTGACCTTTTCGACTACGCCTTCGCGGATCATGGTATAGCGAATGTGCCCAAGCTCTGCGTCGAACTTGCAATTGATGCCGAGGTGATCCTTTCAACTACTTCTGAAATTGTGCCTTGCCCTTTCTAGTGTGGATCCATGGTAATGAATTGTTGTTCGTGTTCTGATCATCCCATGTTTCTTTTTGCCATGGCTGTGTGCGTTCATGTCATGCAGGTGCCTGGATGTGCAAAATGCCCTGGCAAGTTTGTCAACCTGAAGCATCTTATATTGAGCGTGGATGTCCTTGCGCGTGATTCGCGTACAAGTGGCATTCTTCGTTTGGCTTGCCTTTTGGAATTAAGCCCAGTTTTGAAGCATCTTGAACTGCATGTAGGTGATCCATCTCTTTGATGTTTACCTACTGTAATTATCTGATCCAGCAAAACATCATCCATATACCTCATGGAGTGTAAGTAAGTTATAATAAAGTCTAGCCTTTTCGCTTTACGTTGTATATCATGTCATAATATAGTTTTTCCATTGTGCATCCTAGTTACTGTTAAGCTGTATGCCTGTATCAAACATGACTATGCATCAACGTACACTCAATTTTATGTCATGCACAGTAGTGCAGTACCTCAGCATGCATGCTAGATTATATTACTTCATTTTAGCATCAAGTAATTTCAGCATAAGATTGATTGTTTAATTCAGATTGTTTAAACGGGGTCGGCAGTATTGTTCTGATGCAAGAATAACTTTGAACCACAAAGCTTACATGTCTCCAATGTCTGAGCTAGTTTGCTACTTACTACATTAATTGCCTTTTTTTTGTTTCCAGAGAGGTGCTTTTATGAAATAGGGTAGAGATTAATCGTTGCGCTGGTTTTGTTTAATGCTCCGATAATGCAGCTGCTATGCCCAGTCGGAACACGAGAGACGTTGAAGCGGATAGAGGAGTTGCCCCCAGCCCGTGAGCCGCATTATCGTCTGAAGACGTTACTGATGACGGGAGTCTACAGCTACAAGAACTTCTTTGTTCTGGCACTGCATTATGCTCGAACCGCCATGGCGCTCGAGCGCATGGTCATCGATCCGGAGGCGAGGAAGAGGTATGTCGCGACTCGTGACGCGGTAGAAGAGAACGCGGTCCATGAGGGCCGACGGATGGCCGATGAACATCTTCGGAGACGGGGGTTGGATGCCATCCTCACCATCTTGTAACATTGACCTGACTTTTCTAGAACATGATATCATGACTCGTTTGTAAAATACGCAAATGTTTTCTGTTCAGAAGTTCAGAAGTTCAGAAGCACAAATAATTGTTACACCCCCTGAAGCTAGCAACTGGATCTACGTAACTGACTGCCTTTAAGCTACTACTTGTACTGCTGCAGTGCACACACTGGAGTTGTGCATGTCTTAAATCTCGCATTAACAGGCACCGAAAACGTATGTCGTAATGACCATTGAACCATCTTAAAATGAGATCCACGTAACAGTTGAAACCCCCCGGACGAGAGCGCCTATAAAACCCTCCCAGTTCACGTCCCTTTTCCCCAAGATCACCAGCAGCGTGACCGATCTCTTTCTCTTCAGCTGCCGCAACGCACCGGCAACCATGGCGAGACCCACAAGCCAGTCGGTGGCCGCGTTCACCATCCTGATGCTCGCCGTGGCCACCCTCGCCATCGcccaggcgccgccgccgcccaaacgGAGCCGCCAGGAGATCCACCTGTTCGAGGTGACCGTCGGCCTGGCGGCCGCCGCCACGGAGGACGACTACTACCACCACCACTACCGCCTGCTCGCCACCGTGGTCGGCGGGTCGGTCGCCTCGCCCTGTTCCTTCTGAACCGCTACATTTCTATGCCATTTGCTGACGCTTCTCTATCGTGTTTTCTCTCAAACCTCAAGCATCGAGGCCGCACGGAGCGCCATGTTCGAGACCGCGCCCTTGAGGTTCAGCGCCTACCTCACCAACAACCAGGCCCGCAGACTATCAAGTGAGTGAACATTCCTGGCTTACTTCATCGATCCTAGCTAGGCATACATAGATATTTGATGTTTAAGTTACATACGTTCTGGTTGAGCAGGAGTCACGGGGGTGCTGGGAGTTCGTCAGAGGGACGACCCTGTGCCCACGGACGACGACGGGCACTGACACCGCAAGTGATCAACAGAGACGTGAGCAGCTTCAAAGGAAGGAAGCAACACATTAGCTTTCCTTTTTCTCTTTCACAATAAAAAAAGTGCCGCGGCCTTAATATTTGTGTTATACTGAAATCCAGCAAGCTTTGCTGTTATAAACCTCTCGCGCAAAACTGACGATCCTCGATGTAAAAAACAAGATGATCTCCGGGGTTCATCAATACGACAATACGTAACATGTTCAGTtttaaccccgcaaaaaaaaatgttCGGTTTCAAAAAAGAGAGTTGTAAGTGTGACTGTCAATACTATCTGGAACTGTTAAACGGCAGAGGACAAAAACCTGTTCGACAGAGCCAAAACCAGTGCTCGCGCCGGGATCATCTCACGAAAAATTCTGATTCATGATCGTCGCTCTTCTTTGGTCCAGCCTCTCTAGACAAAGTCGGGGTCGACAGTGTGCTGCTTGCACCCTCGGGGGCCATAGTGCTCCTTGCTCTTTCGCACCACCGTGTGGCACAGAGCGCAGTAATGAACCCGGCATGTCTCGCAGAAGATGTGGTTGTTGTTCCCAACCTGCTTAGATCAGAGACTGTCTTCATCCACCAGAATCATCAAGAGAAAAAAAGAGTAGAAAGCACTAGAGCTATCTTCAGAAAACACTACTGAAAAATATCACTATTCCATACATGATACAGTATATGGAAGCCACCAAACCTTTACCTTGAAATTCGGCTGGCGGCAACCCGGGCACGGATGCGCTCTGGACAGTGCCAGTTTCAGCTCTTTCTGCATGTTTCTGACGACATCATTCACTTCCACCTTCACTCTCAGCTTCTCCCTATCGATTTTGCATTGTTCACTGTCAAAAAGGAGCATTGGTTTCTGAATTAGTTATCCAGAGAATAGATATGCTACATAATGCTTGACAGATCACACTTAACAAGGGGTCATCACAAGACAATATGTACCTTGTATGACCTTGACTTGATGGCTTGCCACAGGCATAACAGAACGACTTCTCACAGTTTCTGCAAAGCATCTGGTCGCAGCCTGACACGCGTGAGATGGCAAAGCCACAATGCGGACACATAACAGAAGAACGGAGTATTTCCTTGATGCTAAATATATCACTCGCAGAGACTTTACGTCCAGCATTGCCTTTGCTCAAGTTGCGTGCCTTCTCACGCTCCTGTATAAAAGCAAATAGTGCAATAAACGATATGATCTCAATACTGTTCTCATTGCATTGAAAGGGTCTAGCACAAATGATGTATGGTCATAAAACAAATGATGGAACTTGGAATGCCCATCTTGCTGGAAATGGCACCATGTTTTGCAATAACCTTAAAGTAAAATGATGTGCTCTTCTGAAAACAGAATTAGTTTATGAATAGTTACTTTATCTAGAATACAGATATATTATATGCAAGTAGAGCTATAGCTTTTTCTAGAATATACAGAAAGGACTGTGCATCTTTCTATTAAGAAGAGCGCCATGATGCGTGGCTAGTACATTATCTTGTAATGGATTTTCCTCGAGTACCACTTAGACCAGGCGTTGCTAGTTGCATTTTGGACCAGGTAGTTTTAAATGTTGTATACATAACACCAGGTCTGGTTGGTTTAGCAAAAAACCCAACGCTTTACCAGCTCAGTCCCACCTGTCAGATTCCACAGTGGCATCAGATCAGGTACCATGTGACATTCAAAGTGCCATGTTAAGTTCTCTAATGATAATTCGGTGGAAAATACGACTAAACACTGCACAGACATTCCCATGTCTGGAACTTCACTAGATTCCATGATTCACCATTCAACAGTGAAGAGTTAAAGAAAACTATGTTTACAGTTCTGAAGAAATGAATAAGTTatctattctactccctccgtcccaaaattcttgtcttagatttgcctagatacggatgtacctaatactaaaacgtgacttgatacatccgtatttagacaaatctaagacaagaattttgggacggagggagtataaaatatccaATAATAATTTTAGCATTCCCAATACTCGTGTTCTTATATATTGGAAGTTAGCTCTCGTATTAAACATAACAGCTAAAACTTACAACAGAATATGCACCGTTAGATGGATTTTAATCAGAACATGGACAGTTAGGTAACACTTATTTCAAAAAAAGAAATATGTAGTGTTTACATGGATTTTGAACCTGTACAGAAATAAGTTTTTCTTCTGGAGTCATGCATCTCTCCCCTACATGGCGACGATTTCTGCAGCGGACGCAGAAGGTGAAGAGGCAATTGGAGCACTGGGCGCTGTCCTCATCTGCCAGGCAAGCTGTTTCACATCTTGGACAGTAAGCTACATCAGCCCTTGAGTCTAGAGTCTTCTGAAATACCAATCTTTCCCACCGTTCAAAACCTGCATCTCCAAGCAACTTCTTCAATAGTTTAGGAGGAATAGAACATCCACATTTGTCATCAGGGCACACCAATTTCAGGACTGATCCTTCCTTGACATGCAACTTTGAGTATGTCTCCATGCACCTCCAGCAGTAGTAATGACGGCATGGAAGTTCTACGAAGTCTATGCCTGAGGGGAATCAAAAGAATCAAGATACAGATTAAACTTTTAAATATTCCAGACTCCAAGCATGATGGAACTTGGATTGTTCATGAGGATGTACCTCAGCAGCATGACACATGAACATGATTAATTGTGCTAATGTTGCAATTATAGAAACTGTGTAAAGAAGCTTATAAATATTAATCTTTTACAGGGAAAGTAAGCTTATAATTGAATAAGGGATTA is a window of Triticum dicoccoides isolate Atlit2015 ecotype Zavitan chromosome 2B, WEW_v2.0, whole genome shotgun sequence DNA encoding:
- the LOC119365550 gene encoding E3 ubiquitin-protein ligase RNF14-like, producing the protein MESPRDAHLSPSPEAARMLQEMLLRDLREADGPDLPEEQLRSNDQLQQDEILALEAIYGDNLNIFGEKSVPRSFQIHVHCEIPDGISVSTELQSVDDYPDNQFTFSVKHLAPISLTCLMPPSYPSHHPPYFSLGVQWLDSVKVSTLCHMLDSIWAQQSGQEVVFEWVQWLQSSTLSHLGFDGGIIIRKSDCPVAPVDARVVGEILSVEEVVQQLISYDEEQCLETFRRGLHVCTICFSEHPGIDFVELPCRHYYCWRCMETYSKLHVKEGSVLKLVCPDDKCGCSIPPKLLKKLLGDAGFERWERLVFQKTLDSRADVAYCPRCETACLADEDSAQCSNCLFTFCVRCRNRRHVGERCMTPEEKLISVQEREKARNLSKGNAGRKVSASDIFSIKEILRSSVMCPHCGFAISRVSGCDQMLCRNCEKSFCYACGKPSSQGHTSEQCKIDREKLRVKVEVNDVVRNMQKELKLALSRAHPCPGCRQPNFKVGNNNHIFCETCRVHYCALCHTVVRKSKEHYGPRGCKQHTVDPDFV